In Botrytis cinerea B05.10 chromosome 6, complete sequence, the following proteins share a genomic window:
- the Bcprs1 gene encoding Bcprs1, with protein MRNTLIFAGSSCPKLTDQICTNLGMASAPVELTQFANGETSVKIMTSIREKDVFVVQSGSSKINDSIMELLIMISACKGGSANKITAVLPYFPYSRQSKKKSHRGAITARMLANLLHVAGINHVITVDLHASQMQGFFKCPVDNLHAEPLIARWIRRNVQEWNEAVCVSKNAGGTKRVTSLADALKLNFGMVTTDRRRTPANMSMSMIMNQIENSTGEDLHADINKLHVGAAEEETADQPKHDGEADLTSSVLLDGDSVSHQTRARQDSHPSPPQRLHNAPSAIRSGHRNSVGASSPLIRAHTTPAPRSTPVDEAIEAQYTDERAREVTHGRLVQGHIVSDDYPSPTQSAMSSSLILERPEDDPMSISMASSIFNPEPHALGGTADAAGDASDEEEEGFKDPGLEQMITLVGDVRNRTVFIVDDMIDKAGSWIAAAETVVKRGGAKKVYCIATHGLFGGNALEELQNCDCINNIVVTNSFPIPPEKAKDAKKLQILDLSKLLSEAIRRNHYGESISALFTHSSD; from the exons ATGCGCAATACACTCATCTTCGCCGGCAGCTCATGCCCAAAGCTTACAGATCAAATATGTACGAACTTGGGAATGGCTTCGGCCCCAGTCGAGCTTACGCAGTTCGCAAAT GGGGAGACAAGCGTCAAGATCATGACGAGCATTCGAGAGAAGGATGTGTTCGTCGTTCAATCGGGCAGTTCTAAGATAAACGATAGTATCATGGAGCTTTTGATCATGATATCTGCTTGCAAAGGAGGATCTGCAAACAAAATCACAG CTGTTCTGCCATACTTCCCGTATAGTAGacaatcgaagaagaagtcacACCGAGGAGCTATCACTGCTCGTATGCTCGCAAATCTCCTACATGTTGCAGGGATCAATCATGTCATTACCGTCGATCTCCACGCTTCACAAATGCAAGGCTTCTTCAAATGTCCTGTCGATAATCTCCACGCGGAACCATTGATTGCGCGTTGGATTCGGCGCAATGTGCAGGAGTGGAATGAAGCCGTTTGCGTTTCGAAGAATGCTGGCGGCACCAAGAGAGTAACATCTCTAGCAGATGCTCTGAAGCTCAATTTCGGAATGGTCACGACCGACAGAAGACGAACCCCCGCAAATATGTCAATGAGTATGATCatgaatcaaattgaaaactCTACAGGCGAAGATTTGCATGCAGATATCAACAAGCTACATGTTGGCGCAGCGGAAGAAGAGACAGCAGATCAGCCTAAACATGACGGAGAAGCAGACCTTACCTCTTCAGTGTTACTGGACGGCGATTCAGTCTCGCATCAGACAAGAGCCCGTCAAGATAGCCATCCCTCTCCACCACAACGTCTGCACAATGCGCCATCGGCTATCAGATCTGGGCATCGAAATTCTGTTGGAGCATCATCGCCTTTGATACGAGCACACACAACCCCCGCACCAAGATCTACACCTGTCGATGAAGCGATAGAAGCACAATATACTGATGAGCGTGCTCGAGAGGTCACCCATGGTCGATTAGTTCAAGGTCACATCGTTTCAGATGACTACCCTTCACCTACACAATCTGCGATGTCATCTTCATTGATTCTCGAACGTCCTGAAGATGATCCCATGTCAATTTCTATGgcatcttcaatctttaatCCTGAGCCACACGCACTTGGTGGAACAGCAGACGCTGCTGGTGATGCAtcagatgaggaggaagaaggatttAAAGACCCGGGTCTCGAACAGATGATTACATTAGTAGGGGATGTTCGAAACCGTACCGTCTTCATCGttgatgatatgattgataaGGCTGGCAGCTGGATTGCTGCAGCTGAAACAGTCGTCAAACGTGGTGGTGCCAAAAAGGTCTACTGTATTGCTACGCACGGCCTCTTTGGAGGAAATGCCCTTGAAGAACTCCAAAACTGTGACTGTATCAACAATATTGTCGTTACAAACTCATTCCCTATCCCACcagaaaaagcaaaagatgCAAAGAAGTTGCAAATTTTAGATTTATCGAAGCTGCTCTCCGAGGCCATCAGAAGGAATCATTATGGAGAATCTATTTCTGCTCTTTTTACACATTCTAGCGATTAG